A genomic region of Streptomyces sp. NBC_00247 contains the following coding sequences:
- a CDS encoding metal-sensitive transcriptional regulator has product MTTTEATGENGPTPPEPVDRPAGTVTDHDRGIHGYHYQKDEHLKRLRRIEGQIRGLQRMVDEDTYCIDILTQVSASTKALQSFALQLLEEHLRHCVADAAVKGGDEIDAKVDEATKAIARLLRT; this is encoded by the coding sequence ATGACCACCACCGAGGCCACCGGGGAGAACGGCCCCACCCCGCCGGAACCCGTCGACCGGCCGGCCGGGACCGTCACCGACCACGACCGGGGCATCCACGGCTACCACTACCAGAAGGACGAGCACCTCAAGCGCCTGCGCCGGATCGAGGGGCAGATCCGCGGTCTCCAGCGGATGGTGGACGAGGACACCTACTGCATCGACATACTCACCCAGGTCTCGGCGTCCACCAAGGCGCTGCAGTCCTTCGCGCTCCAGCTGCTGGAGGAACACCTCCGCCACTGCGTCGCCGACGCCGCCGTCAAGGGCGGGGACGAGATCGACGCGAAGGTCGACGAGGCCACCAAGGCCATCGCGCGCCTCCTTCGCACCTGA
- a CDS encoding phosphatase PAP2 family protein, whose translation MAGLALDGSNPDVSLLYDINGLAKSSPAWLDSVVEFVGEYGIMLGMVLVALWCWWSVRRHGTAEDSVTAVAALVWAPLAMGIALLVNIPIRGFVERPRPFKDHEGLEVLVDGKNDFSFVSDHATMAMALAVGIFVAGRKFGFVALGLAFAEGFCRVWMGVHYPTDVIGGLALGTAVTLLLAPLAMALLTPLVAAVSRSRRAGFLVRSRRAGVAAAGLGGTLEVPEPRSGRGGGTGDKDLAA comes from the coding sequence ATGGCTGGACTCGCACTCGATGGGTCGAACCCCGACGTCAGCCTGCTCTACGACATCAACGGGCTGGCCAAGTCCTCTCCCGCCTGGCTCGACAGCGTCGTCGAGTTCGTCGGCGAGTACGGGATCATGCTCGGCATGGTCCTGGTCGCCCTGTGGTGCTGGTGGAGCGTTCGCCGGCACGGCACGGCCGAGGACTCGGTGACGGCGGTCGCCGCACTCGTCTGGGCACCGCTCGCCATGGGCATCGCCCTCCTCGTCAACATCCCCATCAGGGGGTTCGTGGAGCGCCCGCGTCCGTTCAAGGACCATGAGGGGCTCGAGGTCCTCGTCGACGGCAAGAACGACTTCTCGTTCGTCAGCGACCACGCCACGATGGCGATGGCGCTGGCGGTCGGCATCTTCGTGGCCGGCCGGAAGTTCGGGTTCGTCGCACTGGGCCTCGCGTTCGCCGAGGGGTTCTGCCGCGTCTGGATGGGCGTGCACTATCCGACCGACGTGATCGGCGGCCTCGCTCTGGGCACGGCCGTCACGCTCCTCCTCGCCCCGCTGGCCATGGCGCTGCTGACCCCGCTGGTGGCGGCCGTCTCCCGGTCTCGCCGGGCCGGCTTCCTCGTACGGTCGAGGCGGGCGGGGGTCGCCGCCGCCGGCCTCGGCGGCACGCTCGAAGTGCCCGAGCCGCGATCGGGCCGCGGCGGCGGGACGGGAGACAAGGACCTCGCTGCCTGA
- a CDS encoding FAD-binding oxidoreductase codes for MNQQHPADPAIPPARRASPAPVPSLARRAVLAAGASAALTACSSPDAPAAGPSAASPSGVPRPATGSPGPPTNTPAASADSAPADWPALGRSLDGTLVRPGDSAYDTARRLYNTRFDTQRPAAVAYVRHEDDIRECLAFARATGTPVAIRSGGHSYAGLSAGTGRLVVDVSAIESVDRDGTIGAGARLGDIYRSLGAHGLTIPGGSCATVGISGLTLGGGHGVASRAYGLTCDNLTSATLVTADGRTLTADATRHKDLFWALRGGGNGSFGVVTRLRFRTSPAPRTVVCNLGWPWSRAGAVLAAWQEWGPDQPDEIWSSLHFEAGTDGADPTVSLAAFSLGTYGDLQNAVDRLADRAGASASTVSLRRRGYEEAMLAYAGCSGLTADQCHLPGTTPGRTARGALGRETYAAASDFFTRSLPPEGLRTLTGRVEAFTRQPAGEGAKGSVILTALGGAVNRVARDATAFVHRDSRMLAQYLASWSPDASGTSATAAQGWLKSIHTAMGPHASGEAYQNYTDPTLTDWRRAYFGPSADRLGKLRDQYDPERLFAGPQTP; via the coding sequence ATGAACCAGCAGCACCCCGCGGACCCGGCGATCCCCCCGGCCCGGCGCGCGAGCCCCGCCCCGGTCCCGTCGCTCGCCCGGCGCGCCGTCCTGGCCGCCGGGGCGTCCGCCGCGCTCACCGCCTGCTCCTCCCCGGACGCCCCCGCCGCAGGTCCCTCCGCGGCTTCCCCGTCGGGCGTGCCGCGCCCCGCCACCGGGTCCCCGGGGCCGCCCACGAACACCCCGGCCGCGTCCGCGGACAGCGCCCCGGCGGACTGGCCCGCACTCGGCCGTAGCCTCGACGGGACCCTCGTACGGCCCGGGGACTCCGCGTACGACACCGCCCGGCGGCTCTACAACACCCGCTTCGACACCCAGCGGCCCGCGGCCGTCGCCTACGTACGGCACGAGGACGACATACGCGAGTGCCTCGCCTTCGCCCGTGCGACCGGCACCCCCGTCGCGATCCGGAGCGGCGGCCACTCCTACGCGGGCCTGTCCGCCGGCACCGGGCGTCTGGTCGTCGACGTCTCCGCGATCGAAAGCGTCGACCGGGACGGCACCATCGGCGCGGGCGCCCGGCTCGGCGACATCTACCGGAGCCTCGGCGCCCACGGCCTCACCATCCCCGGCGGTTCCTGCGCCACGGTCGGCATATCCGGCCTCACCCTCGGCGGCGGCCACGGCGTGGCCTCTCGCGCGTACGGCCTGACCTGCGACAACCTCACCTCAGCCACCCTGGTCACCGCCGACGGCCGCACCCTGACCGCCGACGCCACCCGTCACAAGGACCTCTTCTGGGCGCTCCGCGGCGGGGGCAACGGCTCCTTCGGCGTCGTCACCCGCCTCCGCTTCCGTACCTCGCCCGCCCCGCGGACCGTCGTCTGCAACCTAGGCTGGCCGTGGTCCCGGGCCGGCGCGGTGCTCGCCGCCTGGCAGGAGTGGGGGCCCGACCAGCCGGACGAGATCTGGTCCTCCCTCCACTTCGAAGCGGGCACGGACGGCGCCGACCCGACCGTGTCGCTCGCGGCGTTCAGCCTCGGCACCTACGGCGACCTGCAGAACGCGGTGGACCGGCTCGCCGACCGCGCGGGGGCCTCCGCCTCCACCGTCTCCCTGCGCCGACGCGGCTACGAGGAAGCGATGCTGGCCTACGCGGGCTGCTCGGGCCTCACCGCCGACCAGTGCCATCTGCCCGGTACGACCCCGGGGCGCACGGCCCGGGGCGCCCTCGGGCGCGAGACGTACGCGGCGGCCTCCGACTTCTTCACCCGCTCGCTGCCGCCCGAAGGACTGCGCACCCTCACCGGTCGCGTCGAGGCGTTCACCCGGCAGCCCGCCGGCGAGGGCGCGAAGGGGTCGGTCATCCTCACGGCCCTCGGCGGAGCGGTCAACCGGGTCGCCCGGGACGCCACCGCCTTCGTGCACCGGGACTCCCGGATGCTCGCCCAGTACCTCGCCTCCTGGAGCCCGGACGCCTCCGGAACTTCGGCGACCGCCGCACAAGGGTGGCTGAAAAGCATCCATACGGCGATGGGTCCGCACGCCTCCGGAGAGGCGTACCAGAACTACACCGACCCCACGCTCACCGACTGGCGCCGCGCCTACTTCGGTCCGTCCGCCGACCGCCTCGGCAAGCTCCGCGACCAGTACGACCCCGAGCGGCTCTTCGCCGGACCGCAGACACCGTAG